Proteins co-encoded in one Brassica oleracea var. oleracea cultivar TO1000 chromosome C4, BOL, whole genome shotgun sequence genomic window:
- the LOC106339924 gene encoding defensin-like protein 197, producing the protein MKSVYIFVALFIFFLAVLGESPEKIGADEKFKCLEEYGGDVGPTFCNPKFFPTLCRQNCRSFKGAKGGKCEKKHKSKPIKCFCDYCKDD; encoded by the exons ATGAAGTCTGTTTACATCTTCGTAGCATTGTTCATCTTCTTCCTCGCCGTTCTTGGTG AGTCGCCGGAGAAGATAGGAGCCGACGAGAAGTTCAAATGCCTGGAGGAGTACGGCGGGGACGTAGGTCCCACGTTCTGTAACCCTAAGTTCTTCCCCACGTTGTGTCGTCAAAACTGCAGGAGTTTCAAAGGTGCTAAAGGCGGTAAATGCGAGAAGAAACACAAAAGCAAACCTATCAAGTGTTTCTGCGACTACTGCAAAGACGATTAG
- the LOC106337573 gene encoding peptidyl-prolyl cis-trans isomerase FKBP16-3, chloroplastic — MAASSSPSLLLPLGSASRNGTTIKTPRCISTRVIVASETRNKSCSRRDAMLLVLGVSGLSMNYLPAAYAAGLPPEDKPRLCEAECEKELENVPMVTTESGLQYKDIKVGKGPSPPVGYQVAANYVAMVPSGQIFDSSLEKGLPYLFRVGSGQVIKGLDEGLLTMKAGGKRRLYIPGPLAFPKGLVSAPGRPRVAPNSPVVFDVSLEYIPGLESDEE; from the exons ATGGCAGCTTCTTCGTCTCCATCTCTCCTTCTACCACTAG GTTCAGCATCTAGAAACGGTACAACCATCAAGACTCCAAGATGTATATCTACAAGAGTCATCGTAGCTTCAGAAACAAGAAACAAAAGCTGTAGCCGTAGAGACGCAATGCTATTGGTTCTCGGCGTGTCAGGACTCTCAATGAACTACTTGCCTGCGGCTTATGCCGCTGGTTTGCCTCCAGAGGATAAACCGAGGCTTTGTGAAGCTGAATGCGAGAAAGAGCTTGAAAAT GTCCCAATGGTAACTACAGAGTCAGGGCTTCAGTATAAAGATATCAAAGTTGGTAAAGGCCCTAGTCCCCCTGTTGGTTATCAG GTTGCTGCTAACTATGTAGCTATGGTTCCTTCAGGGCAGATTTTTGACAG TTCTTTGGAGAAAGGTCTACCATATCTGTTCCGAGTTGGGTCTGGCCAGGTGATCAAGGGACTTGATGAAGGACTTTTGACTATGAAAGCTGGTGGCAAACGCAGACTCTACATTCCAGGGCCT TTGGCGTTTCCAAAGGGTCTAGTCTCAGCTCCGGGGAGGCCACGAGTTGCACCAAACAGTCCAGTTGTATTTGATGTGAGCTTAGAGTACATACCAGGGCTCGAGTCAGATGAAGAGTGA
- the LOC106340507 gene encoding glycerophosphodiester phosphodiesterase protein kinase domain-containing GDPDL2-like, producing the protein MFFIFNLMALRIALLLFLASHLSVSVTSRSFTIENKCDFTIWPATYNYQGSVDTTGFILEKGEKRTINTTSSWKGYLWGRTLCSRDSSAGYFSCITGDCDSGTIECSKEAVPPATLAEFNLVSDGGNDYYDVSVINGYNLPVLVTPENGLCKSIGCDIDIKKTCPTELWMPDIRSNDPYACRTSCQKNQTRELCCVGHYQEVGIPPQECKRTIYSETFNRTCPGAYSYAYDSNSSTFTCPYSSNFVIQFCPGPNRTTIPKTGAGEKGKSLLKLILIIGGSSVFAMIIIIAIVIKAKANDRRKSDWDGKNIEAVVMLKRFSYVQVKKMTKSFADVLGRGGFGTVYKGKLPDSSRDVAVKILKESNENGEDFINEVASMSRTSHVNIVSLLGFCYEGSKKAIIYEFMPNGSLDKFISEKMSEKMEWKTLYNIAVGVSRGLEYLHNRCVTRIVHFDIKPQNILMDGESCPKISDFGLAKLCKNNESIMSMLDTRGTAGYIAPEVFSKNFGGVSHKSDVYSYGMVVLEMIGARDKEKAQNFESNNKSSMYFPDWIYKDVEKGEIMSFFEDQITEEEDETLVKKMVLVGLWCIQTNPFDRPSMNKVVEMLEGSLEALMIPPKPLLSIPAITAQRSAGEVQDTSSFSKPSQDTSLYSEEALQEITEEYYLRSS; encoded by the exons ATGTTCTTCATCTTTAACTTGATGGCACTGAGAATTGCGTTGCTTCTCTTCCTTGCTTCACATTTATCGGTCTCGG TGACGTCGAGGAGCTTTACGATAGAAAACAAATGTGACTTCACTATATGGCCTGCGACCTACAACTACCAGGGCTCGGTCGACACAACCGGTTTCATTCTTGAAAAGGGAGAAAAACGTACCATCAATACGACGTCGTCATGGAAAGGTTATTTATGGGGTAGAACGCTTTGTTCCAGAGACTCATCAGCAGGGTATTTCTCATGTATCACCGGAGACTGCGACTCCGGCACTATAGAGTGCTCCAAAGAGGCCGTGCCTCCCGCAACTTTAGCCGAGTTTAACCTAGTTTCTGACGGTGGTAATGACTATTACGACGTCAGCGTCATCAATGGTTACAACCTCCCTGTGCTTGTAACACCGGAGAACGGATTGTGCAAAAGCATAGGATGCGATATTGACATTAAAAAGACGTGTCCGACGGAGCTGTGGATGCCCGACATAAGATCCAACGATCCATACGCATGCAGGACATCGTGTCAGAAAAACCAGACGAGGGAGCTTTGTTGTGTCGGACATTACCAGGAAGTTGGCATACCACCGCAAGAATGCAAGCGGACGATTTACTCGGAGACTTTTAACCGTACGTGCCCAGGCGCTTATAGCTACGCCTACGACAGTAATAGCAGCACGTTCACATGTCCGTACTCCTCCAACTTTGTCATCCAGTTTTGCCCTGGTCCCAACAGAACCAC GATCCCGAAAACTGGAGCAGGAGAAAAAG GAAAATCTTTATTGAAGTTAATACTCATAATTG GAGGTTCATCAGTTTTTGCTATGATCATCATTATTGCGATTGTGATAAAGGCGAAAGCAAATGATAGGAGAAAGAGTGATTGGGATGGGAAGAACATCGAAGCTGTTGTAATGTTAAAAAGATTTAGTTATGTACAAGTCAAGAAGATGACAAAATCATTTGCGGATGTTCTTGGGAGAGGGGGATTTGGAACTGTCTATAAAGGAAAGTTACCCGATAGCAGCCGAGATGTCGCAGTGAAGATCTTGAAAGAGTCAAACGAGAATGGGGAAGATTTCATCAACGAAGTTGCTAGCATGAGTAGAACCTCTCATGTTAATATTGTTTCTCTGCTAGGGTTCTGCTATGAAGGGAGCAAAAAAGCTATAATATATGAGTTCATGCCAAATGGATCCCTAGACAAGTTCATCTCCGAGAAGATGTCGGAGAAAATGGAATGGAAAACGTTATACAACATTGCGGTAGGTGTGTCACGTGGCCTAGAGTACTTGCACAACCGTTGTGTAACGAGGATAGTACATTTTGATATAAAGCCGCAGAACATACTCATGGATGGAGAATCTTGCCCCAAGATTTCGGACTTCGGTCTTGCTAAGCTGTGCAAAAACAATGAAAGCATCATGTCAATGCTAGACACGAGAGGCACGGCAGGGTACATTGCACCAGAAGTGTTTTCCAAGAATTTTGGAGGAGTTTCTCATAAGTCGGATGTGTATAGTTATGGAATGGTGGTTCTTGAGATGATTGGAGCAAGAGACAAAGAAAAGGCTCAAAACTTTGAATCCAACAACAAGTCATCAATGTACTTCCCAGATTGGATTTATAAAGATGTTGAGAAGGGAGAAATCATGAGTTTTTTCGAAGATCAAATAACTGAAGAAGAAGATGAGACACTAGTTAAGAAAATGGTATTGGTGGGTTTGTGGTGTATTCAGACAAATCCGTTTGATCGTCCCTCAATGAACAAAGTCGTTGAAATGCTAGAAGGAAGTCTAGAGGCTTTAATGATTCCACCAAAGCCTCTTTTATCAATACCTGCAATAACAGCTCAAAGAAGTGCTGGTGAAGTTCAGGACACTTCAAGCTTCTCGAAACCGAGTCAAGATACTTCACTTTATTCCGAAGAAGCACTTCAAGAGATTACAGAAGAGTATTACTTAAGATCTTCCTAA
- the LOC106340586 gene encoding basic endochitinase CHB4-like: protein MALTKISSVFLICLFGLYSQTAKSQFCGCSPILCCSQHGFCGTSDVYCGSGCRSGPCRTSRDPVDKIVTQKFFDGIINQARNGCAGKRFYTRESFLKAANATFDFTDTVTRLEIAAMFAHFTHETEHFCNIEEVNGTSRDYCDESNRQYPCARGKGYYGRGPIQLAWNFMYGACGVDLKLDLLGQPELVGSNSTVSFETGLWFWMNSVRPVLKEGFGATIRAINGVECSGGNSSAVSARTGYYRDYCRQLGVDPGADITC, encoded by the exons ATGGCTCTAACAAAAATCTCATCAGTTTTTCTCATCTGCCTCTTCGGTTTGTACTCCCAAACTGCCAAGTCGCAGTTCTGCGGCTGCTCTCCAATCCTATGCTGCAGTCAACATGGTTTTTGTGGTACCTCCGACGTTTACTGTGGTTCCGGTTGCCGATCAGGTCCTTGCAGAACAAGTAGAGATCCTGTTGACAAGATTGTGACTCAAAAATTCTTTGACGGAATTATTAACCAAGCTCGTAATGGCTGTGCCGGAAAAAGATTCTACACTCGTGAATCTTTTCTTAAAGCCGCTAATGCTACGTTTGACTTCACTGACACTGTTACAAGGCTCGAGATCGCTGCCATGTTTGCTCATTTTACTCACGAGACCGAAC ATTTCTGCAACATAGAGGAGGTAAACGGGACGTCGCGGGACTACTGCGACGAGAGCAACAGGCAATACCCATGTGCACGGGGAAAGGGCTATTATGGTCGTGGTCCTATCCAACTAGCATGGAACTTTATGTACGGTGCGTGCGGCGTGGATCTCAAACTCGACCTCCTAGGCCAGCCTGAACTAGTTGGTAGCAATTCAACTGTATCTTTTGAGACGGGTTTGTGGTTTTGGATGAATAGTGTAAGGCCAGTACTGAAGGAAGGATTTGGAGCCACCATTAGAGCTATCAATGGTGTGGAGTGTAGCGGTGGGAACTCGAGTGCTGTTAGTGCAAGGACTGGTTACTATAGAGACTATTGTAGACAGCTGGGTGTGGACCCAGGAGCCGACATCACTTGCTAG
- the LOC106340333 gene encoding basic endochitinase CHB4-like produces the protein MASQKPLLKNALVVLLFTLTILAETALSQNCGKTGCKGNMCCSRWGYCGTTNAYCGTGCQSGPCKSKPKPTPTPSGSGGLNAGPRGTIASVVTPAFFNSIMSKVGNGCPAKGFYTRQAFIAAAQSFPAYKGTVAKREIAAMLAQFSHESGSFCYKEEIARGRYCSPSKTYPCQPGKNYYGRGPIQITWNYNYGAAGKFLGLPLLKDPDMVARSPTVAFKCAMWFWNLNVRPVLNRGFGATTRRINGGECDGGRPAAVQSRVNHYLDFCKKLGVTPGTNLKC, from the exons ATGGCGTCCCAAAAACCGCTCCTGAAAAACGCTCTCGTCGTTCTCCTCTTCACCTTGACCATCCTAGCAGAAACCGCGTTGTCACAAAACTGCGGTAAAACAGGATGTAAAGGCAACATGTGCTGCAGCAGGTGGGGATATTGTGGCACCACAAACGCCTACTGCGGCACGGGATGCCAGAGTGGACCTTGCAAATCAAAACCTAAACCTACTCCTACTCCCAGCGGTAGCGGCGGTCTAAACGCTGGTCCTCGTGGTACCATAGCAAGCGTTGTCACACCAGCGTTCTTCAACAGCATCATGAGTAAAGTTGGAAATGGTTGCCCAGCCAAAGGCTTCTACACTCGCCAGGCATTCATTGCGGCCGCTCAATCGTTTCCAGCCTACAAAGGAACCGTCGCTAAGCGTGAGATTGCAGCCATGTTGGCTCAGTTCTCTCATGAATCTGGAA GTTTTTGCTACAAAGAAGAAATAGCTAGAGGAAGGTACTGCTCACCGAGCAAAACGTATCCATGTCAACCGGGCAAGAACTACTACGGTCGTGGTCCCATCCAAATCACATGGAACTACAACTACGGTGCAGCTGGAAAGTTCCTTGGACTTCCTCTCTTGAAGGATCCAGATATGGTGGCTCGTAGCCCAACCGTGGCTTTCAAGTGTGCCATGTGGTTCTGGAACTTGAATGTGCGTCCGGTTTTGAACAGAGGGTTCGGAGCCACCACGAGGAGGATCAACGGTGGTGAGTGCGACGGTGGGCGTCCAGCCGCAGTGCAGAGCAGGGTTAACCATTACTTGGATTTCTGCAAAAAGCTTGGGGTCACTCCTGGAACCAACCTCAAATGTTGA
- the LOC106337484 gene encoding uncharacterized protein LOC106337484: MSFTQANCFRPSYHSPVTRIPKANGVCPIRATASVSTLLSHRRSGKWKQSSAVCLFGGKDNKSNGGGDEISPWKAIEKAMGKKSVEDMLRDQIQKKDFYDTESGGNVPPRGGGGGGGGNGGELPEGPGGGGEDGGFAGIAEETLQVVLATLGFIFLYTYIINGEELMKLARDYFRFLSGKPKTVRLTRALDGWNRFMETMSKPREYDEYWLEKAIINTPTWYDSPDKYKQVLKAYVDSKTDEQQFD, encoded by the exons ATGAGCTTTACTCAGGCTAATTGTTTTAGACCATCCTACCACTCTCCTGTGACAAGGATACCTAAAGCTAATGGTGTCTGTCCTATTAGAGCAACAGCTTCAGTGTCTACTCTGTTAAGTCACAGGCGTAGTGGGAAATGGAAGCAGAGTTCTGCTGTGTGCTTGTTTGGTGGCAAGGATAATAAGTCCAATGGTGGTGGTGACGAG ATATCGCCATGGAAAGCAATAGAGAAAGCTATGGGGAAGAAATCAGTTGAAGATATGTTGCGGGACCAGATTCAAAAGAAAGACTTTTATGATACTGAAAGCGGCGGCAATGTTCCTCCTCGTGGAGGAGGAGGAGGCGGTGGTGGTAACGGTGGAGAGCTTCCTGAAGGGCCAGGAGGAGGAGGAGAAGACGGTGGTTTCGCTGGGATTGCTGAGGAGACTCTGCAAGTGGTTTTAGCCACCTTAGGCTTCATCTTTTTG TACACTTACATTATCAATGGGGAGGAGTTGATGAAGCTTGCGAGAGATTACTTCAGGTTTCTTTCGGGAAAACCTAAGACTGTTCGGTTGACCAGAGCCTTGGATGGTTGGAACAGATTCATGGAGACCATGTCGAAGCCGAGAGAGTATGACGAGTACTGGCTAGAGAAGGCGATCATCAACACGCCGACCTGGTATGACAGTCCCGACAAGTACAAGCAAGTCCTCAAGGCTTATGTCGACTCAAAGACTGATGAACAACAGTTCGATTAA
- the LOC106337485 gene encoding signal recognition particle 14 kDa protein — MVLLQLDPFLNELTSMFEKSKEKGSVWVTLKRSSLKSKLQKRKLSAAGESIEYRCLIRATDAKKTISTSVGAKDHQRFQASYATILKAHMTALKKRERKDRKKSTEADKKESTSSTTTKPKKL, encoded by the exons ATG GTTTTACTACAGTTGGATCCGTTTCTGAATGAACTCACGAGCATGTTCGAGAAAAGCAAAGAGAAAGGTTCTGTGTGGGTTACTTTGAAAAGAT CATCTTTGAAGTCTAAGCTGCAGAAGAGGAAACTGAGCGCTGCTGGAGAATCCATAGAGTACAGATGCCTTATTCGAGCTACTGATGCTAAGAAAACTATTTCTACTTCG GTTGGTGCCAAGGATCACCAGAGATTTCAAGCATCATATGCTACCATTCTTAAAGCTCACATGACTGCTTTGAAGAAGAGGGAGAGGAAAGACCGGAAGAAATCAACAGAAGCAGACAAGAAAGAAAGCACTTCTTCAACCACTACTAAACCCAAGAAACTTTGA
- the LOC106339215 gene encoding major pollen allergen Ole e 10-like, translating into MAKQSCRRVSRRQEKSNMPKAHISLCFIIFLCVSFEIFMSVNSQSQGDWCIANSITDNDKLIKNIDFACSKIDCGIIMEGGSCYDPNTPLNHASVAMNLYYQAQGRHLRDCYFDGSGLITIIDPSYGCCKFQYRK; encoded by the exons ATGGCAAAGCAGAGCTGTAGAAGAGTTTCCAGACGTCAAGAAAAATCAAATATGCCTAAAGCACACATAAGTCTTTGTTTCATCATCTTTTTATGTGTTTCGTTTGAAATTTTCATGAGTGTAAACTCGCAG AGCCAGGGAGATTGGTGTATAGCGAACTCTATTACGGATAATGATAAATTAATAAAGAACATAGACTTTGCATGTTCTAAAATCGATTGTGGAATTATTATGGAAGGAGGTTCATGTTATGATCCTAATACTCCTCTTAATCACGCTTCGGTCGCTATGAATCTTTATTATCAAGCTCAAGGAAGACACCTACGGGATTGCTATTTCGATGGCTCTGGTCTCATTACCATTATTGATCCTA GCTATGGGTGTTGCAAATTTCAGTATCGTAAGTAA
- the LOC106341073 gene encoding major pollen allergen Ole e 10-like → MANKSFRRIFKRQARSNMPKAHISLCFVIFLCLSLQNFMRVNSQSQGSWCIANALTDNETLLKNINFACSQIDCGIILEGGSCYDPNTPLNHASVAMNLYYQAQGRHYWNCQFDGSGLITVIDPSHGSCKYQYK, encoded by the exons ATGGCAAACAAGAGCTTCAGAAGAATTTTCAAACGTCAAGCAAGATCAAATATGCCTAAAGCACACATAAGTCTTTGTTTCGTCATCTTTTTATGTCTCTCCTTGCAAAATTTCATGAGAGTTAACTCACAG AGCCAAGGATCTTGGTGTATAGCGAACGCTCTTACGGATAATGAAACATTATTAAAGAACATAAATTTTGCATGTTCACAAATAGATTGTGGAATTATTTTGGAAGGAGGTTCATGTTATGATCCTAATACTCCTCTTAATCACGCTTCTGTCGCCATGAATCTTTATTATCAAGCTCAAGGAAGACACTATTGGAACTGCCAATTCGATGGCTCTGGTCTCATTACCGTCATTGATCCTA GCCATGGGAGTTGCAAATATCAGTATAAGTAA
- the LOC106341548 gene encoding major pollen allergen Ole e 10-like yields MPKAHISICLIISLYFSSENFTRVNSQSQGHWCIANHVMDNERLQKNIDFACSKIDCRIIMEGGSCYDPNTPLNHASVAMNLYYQAQGRHQRDCYFEGSGLITVIDPSYGCCKYQYRK; encoded by the exons ATGCCTAAAGCACACATAAGTATTTGTTTGATCATCTCTTTATACTTTTCTTCGGAAAATTTCACGAGAGTAAACTCACAG AGTCAGGGACATTGGTGTATAGCAAACCATGTTATGGATAATGAAAGATTACAAAAGAACATAGATTTTGCATGTTCTAAAATCGATTGTCGGATTATAATGGAAGGAGGTTCATGTTATGATCCTAATACTCCGCTTAATCATGCTTCTGTCGCCATGAATCTTTATTATCAAGCTCAAGGAAGACACCAAAGGGATTGCTACTTCGAAGGCTCTGGTCTCATTACAGTCATTGATCCTA